A section of the Streptomyces sp. CG1 genome encodes:
- a CDS encoding FAD-dependent oxidoreductase, producing MPQSTAVCDVLVVGAGPAGLTAAHELARNGLSVRLIDAADGPASTSRALGMHARTLETFDEMGVVREILAEGRKVDHLTLYQNGRRLVRFDADYSGLPTRYPYTVMIDQARAERILREAVVCQGVGVEWGTKLVGFTDDGDGVTAELARADDRTESVRAAWLIGADGGHSTVRKRLGLQMRGKQTETWLVADAEVHCDLPPDSIYWMRTREGTVMLVPFPEEGRWRLVDTRDVGGVDTGDREALAARLARKVRAGIGAPVTVEAPTWVSVFTIQQRMVPAMRSGCCFVVGDAAHVHSPASGQGLNTGVQDARNLAWKLADVRYGRADARLLDSFGAERLPVAAKLLDSTRFVTVLTQLRNPVAAAWLRTMFTVLRNVGPLKSRVERKIMAGMSALGLSYPAGPPAAGSGAALAVAVGERVARVTAAQEAASAGWRSLLTELRRPGWLLLAFARGGDGPALRRLAGEYGGVLRVRTVPAPDARAEDDTVPERLPDPDGLLADGLGARPGSWLLIRPDGHLAASGRLGTADPAAAAASLGLRCNGAAAPLTDRTTAP from the coding sequence ATGCCCCAGTCCACCGCCGTCTGCGACGTCCTGGTCGTGGGGGCCGGTCCGGCCGGCCTGACCGCCGCCCACGAGCTGGCCCGCAACGGTCTGTCCGTACGCCTGATCGACGCGGCCGACGGCCCCGCCTCCACCAGTCGCGCCCTCGGCATGCACGCCCGCACGCTGGAGACGTTCGACGAGATGGGCGTGGTCCGCGAGATCCTCGCCGAGGGCCGTAAGGTGGATCACCTCACGCTCTACCAGAACGGCCGTCGGCTGGTCCGGTTCGACGCCGACTACAGCGGTCTGCCGACCCGTTACCCCTACACGGTGATGATCGACCAGGCCCGCGCCGAGCGGATCCTGCGCGAGGCCGTGGTGTGCCAGGGCGTCGGCGTCGAGTGGGGGACGAAACTCGTCGGCTTCACCGACGACGGGGACGGCGTCACGGCCGAGCTCGCGCGGGCCGATGACCGCACCGAGTCCGTCCGCGCGGCCTGGCTGATCGGCGCCGACGGCGGGCACTCCACCGTCCGCAAGCGCCTCGGCCTTCAGATGCGCGGCAAGCAGACCGAGACCTGGCTGGTCGCCGACGCCGAAGTCCACTGCGACCTGCCTCCGGACTCCATCTACTGGATGCGCACCCGCGAGGGCACGGTGATGCTCGTGCCGTTCCCGGAGGAGGGGAGGTGGCGGCTCGTCGACACCCGGGACGTCGGTGGCGTCGACACCGGCGACCGCGAGGCCCTCGCCGCGCGCCTGGCCCGTAAGGTCCGGGCCGGCATCGGTGCCCCGGTCACCGTCGAGGCCCCGACCTGGGTCTCGGTGTTCACCATCCAGCAGCGTATGGTCCCCGCGATGCGGTCCGGCTGCTGCTTCGTCGTGGGCGACGCGGCGCACGTCCACAGCCCCGCCTCAGGGCAGGGCCTCAACACCGGTGTCCAGGACGCCCGCAACCTGGCCTGGAAGCTCGCCGACGTGCGGTACGGCCGCGCCGACGCGCGCCTGCTCGACAGTTTCGGTGCCGAACGCCTCCCGGTCGCGGCGAAGTTGCTGGATTCCACCCGGTTCGTCACCGTGCTGACGCAGCTGCGCAACCCGGTCGCGGCGGCCTGGCTGCGGACGATGTTCACCGTCCTGCGGAATGTCGGGCCGCTGAAGTCGAGGGTCGAACGGAAGATCATGGCGGGCATGTCGGCGCTCGGCCTGAGCTACCCGGCCGGGCCGCCGGCCGCCGGGTCCGGCGCCGCGCTGGCGGTGGCGGTCGGCGAGCGCGTCGCCCGGGTCACGGCCGCCCAGGAGGCGGCCTCAGCCGGCTGGCGCTCACTGCTGACCGAGCTGCGCAGGCCCGGCTGGCTGCTGCTGGCCTTCGCCCGGGGCGGGGACGGTCCGGCGCTGCGCCGGCTGGCCGGGGAGTACGGCGGTGTGCTGCGGGTCCGCACGGTCCCGGCGCCGGACGCGCGCGCCGAGGACGACACGGTGCCGGAACGACTGCCGGATCCGGACGGGTTGCTGGCGGACGGACTCGGGGCCCGGCCCGGCAGCTGGCTGCTGATCCGCCCCGACGGCCACCTCGCCGCCTCTGGCCGGCTGGGCACGGCCGACCCGGCCGCCGCTGCCGCCTCCCTCGGGCTGCGGTGCAACGGGGCCGCAGCCCCGCTGACGGACCGTACGACGGCCCCCTGA